The following are encoded together in the Xanthomonas vesicatoria ATCC 35937 genome:
- a CDS encoding histidine phosphatase family protein, which produces MRILLARHGETPWNAEGRYQGQIDIPLSPVGEGQARALGERLQALQITRAVASPLSRAQATAKAALGASRESLLQTDPDLQEIAHGEWEGLLASEINDKDPARLRAWREEPDTVLMPGGESLRQVLDRSWRGLARAADGLGADDTLLVVAHDAVNRVILCKILGLPLSKLWSFRQAPTTLNLLEGDDVDHLEVVRLNDCAHHTPFFGEAKHRAL; this is translated from the coding sequence ATGCGCATCCTGCTTGCTCGTCACGGCGAGACGCCGTGGAACGCCGAAGGCCGTTACCAGGGCCAGATCGATATTCCGCTGTCGCCGGTTGGCGAAGGTCAGGCACGTGCGTTGGGCGAGCGGCTGCAGGCATTGCAGATCACCCGTGCGGTCGCCTCGCCGCTGTCGCGCGCGCAGGCCACGGCCAAGGCTGCGTTGGGCGCATCGCGCGAAAGCCTGCTGCAGACCGATCCGGACCTGCAGGAAATCGCCCACGGCGAGTGGGAAGGCTTGCTTGCAAGCGAAATCAACGACAAGGATCCGGCCCGTCTGCGTGCCTGGCGCGAAGAGCCCGATACCGTACTGATGCCTGGCGGCGAATCGCTGCGTCAGGTGCTGGATCGCAGCTGGCGCGGCCTGGCGCGTGCCGCCGACGGCTTGGGCGCCGACGATACCTTGCTGGTGGTGGCGCACGACGCGGTCAACCGCGTGATCCTGTGCAAGATCCTCGGCCTGCCGCTTTCCAAGCTGTGGAGCTTCCGCCAGGCCCCGACCACACTCAACCTGCTCGAAGGTGACGACGTCGATCATCTGGAAGTGGTGCGCCTCAACGACTGCGCCCATCACACCCCGTTCTTTGGCGAAGCCAAGCATCGCGCGCTGTAA